From one Lineus longissimus chromosome 3, tnLinLong1.2, whole genome shotgun sequence genomic stretch:
- the LOC135485005 gene encoding neuronal acetylcholine receptor subunit alpha-9-like isoform X2 — MGKLDGLLYILACCLALTAASKDERRLLQSLLKDTDTAARPVLNAWEVVNVTLRMWILHVLRLEQAGENLTMATKYRLRWNAPVMTWKPEDHGNVTALHVQPTRIWTPDLILQNNLMKEKLKNGEPHDSLLADTPVVVTYDGKAEWRLPTITKAHCKIDAMYFPFDRQRCTMNFTLLSHTVNEVRLLPESPNALTLDDVDNHKSSVWQVAAEPVKQGLVLLGMASDPHSQLSMTLILERKPLFFIFNLIYPAVVIMAVSILSLLLPNKSGEKMVFSVSILVAMNFFQQNLLKISFPTEEGIPLLEIYSKKPEKRHFQRRQSHTLSDFYSAN, encoded by the exons ATGGGAAAGCTGGATGGACTTCTCTATATTCTGGCTTGTTGCCTTG CCTTAACTGCCGCCTCAAAAGACGAAAGACGTCTGCTCCAAAGCCTTCTCAAAGATACGGACACGGCAGCCCGACCCGTATTAAATGCTTGGGAAGTGGTCAATGTCACCTTGAGAATGTGGATCCTGCATGTCCTCAGGCTG GAACAAGCTGGTGAGAATCTCACCATGGCCACCAAATATAGACTG AGATGGAATGCGCCAGTCATGACCTGGAAGCCTGAAGATCACGGTAACGTGACGGCACTGCATGTCCAGCCAACCAGAATCTGGACACCGGATCTTATCCTTCAGAACAA CCTCATGAAGGAGAAGTTGAAGAACGGCGAACCTCACGATAGTCTCCTCGCCGACACCCCCGTGGTGGTCACCTATGACGGTAAGGCTGAATGGAGGTTACCCACCATCACCAAAGCACATTGTAAGATAGATGCCATGTATTTCCCTTTCGACAGACAAAGGTGCACCATGAACTTTACCCTCTTGTCGCACACCGTGAATGAG GTTAGACTACTTCCAGAAAGTCCCAACGCCTTGACTCTCGACGATGTCGACAATCATAAATCTAGCGTCTGGCAGGTGGCCGCAGAGCCCGTGAAGCAGGGACTTGTCCTATTAGGCATGGCGTCTGACCCTCACTCGCAGCTATCAATGACACTGATTCTGGAGAGGAAGCCCTTGTTCTTCATCTTTAACCTCATCTACCCTGCGGTGGTCATCATGGCAGTGTCAATCCTCAGTCTACTCTTACCAAACAAGTCAGGGGAGAAGATGGTATTTAGTGTTTCCATTCTGGTGGCGATGAACTTCTTTCAGCAGAACCTTCTCAAGATATCATTTCCAACAGAAGAGGGAATTCCATTACTTG AGATATATTCGAAAAAGCCCGAGAAAAGACACTTTCAAAGAAGACAATCACACACTCTATCCGATTTCTACAGTGCCAACTGA
- the LOC135485005 gene encoding neuronal acetylcholine receptor subunit alpha-10-like isoform X1 codes for MGKLDGLLYILACCLALTAASKDERRLLQSLLKDTDTAARPVLNAWEVVNVTLRMWILHVLRLEQAGENLTMATKYRLRWNAPVMTWKPEDHGNVTALHVQPTRIWTPDLILQNNLMKEKLKNGEPHDSLLADTPVVVTYDGKAEWRLPTITKAHCKIDAMYFPFDRQRCTMNFTLLSHTVNEVRLLPESPNALTLDDVDNHKSSVWQVAAEPVKQGLVLLGMASDPHSQLSMTLILERKPLFFIFNLIYPAVVIMAVSILSLLLPNKSGEKMVFSVSILVAMNFFQQNLLKISFPTEEGIPLLGQFIGTGLAMAAIAVACGVFTLRLHYKGSREPGNLPDASLVKHLARLTCMQSIVEELVSSEPRYIRKSPRKDTFKEDNHTLYPISTVPTERIIQSCRERYIPTIRSHTRNHRSLLSSIVTQVSELKDIYQTNAKSEEVADDTQSAWELVALMVQRIMAVAYAVVLVAVCAGIFLQLGFRTN; via the exons ATGGGAAAGCTGGATGGACTTCTCTATATTCTGGCTTGTTGCCTTG CCTTAACTGCCGCCTCAAAAGACGAAAGACGTCTGCTCCAAAGCCTTCTCAAAGATACGGACACGGCAGCCCGACCCGTATTAAATGCTTGGGAAGTGGTCAATGTCACCTTGAGAATGTGGATCCTGCATGTCCTCAGGCTG GAACAAGCTGGTGAGAATCTCACCATGGCCACCAAATATAGACTG AGATGGAATGCGCCAGTCATGACCTGGAAGCCTGAAGATCACGGTAACGTGACGGCACTGCATGTCCAGCCAACCAGAATCTGGACACCGGATCTTATCCTTCAGAACAA CCTCATGAAGGAGAAGTTGAAGAACGGCGAACCTCACGATAGTCTCCTCGCCGACACCCCCGTGGTGGTCACCTATGACGGTAAGGCTGAATGGAGGTTACCCACCATCACCAAAGCACATTGTAAGATAGATGCCATGTATTTCCCTTTCGACAGACAAAGGTGCACCATGAACTTTACCCTCTTGTCGCACACCGTGAATGAG GTTAGACTACTTCCAGAAAGTCCCAACGCCTTGACTCTCGACGATGTCGACAATCATAAATCTAGCGTCTGGCAGGTGGCCGCAGAGCCCGTGAAGCAGGGACTTGTCCTATTAGGCATGGCGTCTGACCCTCACTCGCAGCTATCAATGACACTGATTCTGGAGAGGAAGCCCTTGTTCTTCATCTTTAACCTCATCTACCCTGCGGTGGTCATCATGGCAGTGTCAATCCTCAGTCTACTCTTACCAAACAAGTCAGGGGAGAAGATGGTATTTAGTGTTTCCATTCTGGTGGCGATGAACTTCTTTCAGCAGAACCTTCTCAAGATATCATTTCCAACAGAAGAGGGAATTCCATTACTTG GGCAATTCATTGGTACTGGACTGGCCATGGCTGCAATAGCAGTGGCGTGTGGTGTGTTTACTCTAAGGCTGCATTACAAGGGATCACGCGAACCAGGGAATTTGCCGGACGCCTCCCTGGTGAAACATCTTGCGAGATTGACTTGCATGCAGAGTATTGTGGAGGAGTTGGTCAGCTCTGAACCG AGATATATTCGAAAAAGCCCGAGAAAAGACACTTTCAAAGAAGACAATCACACACTCTATCCGATTTCTACAGTGCCAACTGAAAGAATCATCCAAAGTTGTAGAGAAAGATACATTCCAACAATACGAAGTCATACTCGGAATCACAGGAGTCTGTTGAGTTCTATTGTAACACAAGTCTCCGAACTGAAAGACATATACCAGACAAATGCCAAATCAGAGGAAGTTGCAGACGATACTCAGTCAGCTTGGGAACTAGTCGCCCTCATGGTCCAGAGGATAATGGCTGTGGCATATGCAGTTGTTCTTGTGGCCGTTTGTGCTGGTATTTTTCTCCAGCTTGGCTTTCGTACTAACTGA